The DNA sequence GTGATGAGGAGGCAGTCGTGGCCGCGCACCGCGTCCGCGATGCCCTCCAGCGTGGCGCGCGAGTACACCGCGCCCGTGGGGTTGGCCGGGCTGTTGAGCACGATGGCGCGCGTGCGGGGGGTGAGCGCGCGGCGGATGGCCGCGGGGTCCGGCGCGTAGCCGTCCTCCTCGCGCGTGGGGACGATGACCGGCGTGCCGCCCGCCAGGTGCACCATGTCCGGGTAGCTCACCCAGTACGGCGCGAAGACGAGGACCTCGTCGCCTTCATCCAGCAGCGCCTGGAAGCAGTTGTAGAGCGACTGCTTGCCACCCGCCGTCACCACCACCTGATCCGGCGCGTACTTCAGCCCGTTGTCCTTCTCCAGCTTGCGGCAGATGGCCTCACGCAGCTCCGGCATGCCCGCGGTGGCCGTGTACTTGGTGAAGCCCGAGCGGAGCGCTTCGATGGCCGCCTGCTTCACGAACTCCGGCGTGTCGAAGTCCGGCTCGCCGGCGGCGAGCACCACCACGTCCTCCCCCTTCGCGGCGAGCGCCTTGGCGCGCGCGTTGAGGGCCAGGGTGGCGGAAGGCTTGATGGCTTGCAGCCGGCGGGCGAGTTTCATGCCTTGATGCGTAGCGCGGAAGTCCCGGAGCGGACAAGCCCTTCGGCCGCGCTGCGTTGCCCGCCTGCCTTAGGGCTTGGGACCGAACTTCTTCTTCAGGCCCGCGTAGACGTTCGGGGGGACGAGCCCCTCCACGTTCCCTCCGAAGGTCGCGACCTCCCGGACCAGCTGCGAGGAGATGTAGAAGTAGTCCTCCCCCGTCATCATGAAGACCGTGTCGATGTCCGGCGCCAGCTTGCGGTTCATGTTCGCCAGCTGGAACTCGTATTCGAAGTCCGACACCGCGCGCAGCCCCCGGATGACGACGCTCACGTTGCGCTGGTGCACGTAGTCCACGAGCAGGCCGTGGAAGGAATCCACCTCCACCCGGGGATCCTTCACCGCGTCGCGGATGAGCTCGATGCGCTCCTCCTGGCTGAAGAGGGGCGTCTTCTTCGGGTTCACCGCGATGGCGACGATGAGCCGGTCGAACATCTTCAGGCTGCGCTGGATGAGGCTCAGGTGCCCGTTGGTGAGCGGATCAAACGAACCAGGATAGATGGCAACCGGCATGGGTGTCGGGGAGTCTCGGCCGGCCCACGGGGCGGGTCAAGGGCACGTCACGGCGCCCGGTAGAAGCTCACCAGGGTATCGCCGAACCGGCGCTGGTCCTCCCGGCCGAGCCCCGCATGGGCGTCCGGGGCCGCTTCCCGCTTGTCGTGCTCCACCACCACCGTGCCCCCCGGCGCCACGACGCCCGCGGCCACCACCGCCTCCAGCACCGTCTCCACCACGCGCGCCGCGTAGGGCGGATCCGCGAAGACGAGCTCGAAGCGCTCCCCCTGCTTGCCCAGCGCCTCCACCGCGCGGGCCACGGGCTGCGCCAGGATGGACACCTGGGCCGCGAAGCCCAGCGCGTCGGTGTTCTTGCGGCACAGGGCCAGCGCCTCGCGGTCCTGATCCACCAGCACCAGCCTGCCCGCGCCTCGCGACAGGGCCTCCAGCCCCAGCGCGCCGGTGCCCGCGTACAGGTCCAGCACCGCCTGGCCGTCCAGGAACTGGCCCAGCATGTTGAAGATGGTTTCACGGACCCGGTCCGCCGTGGGGCGGATGTGTCCGGACGACGGCTTGGGCCCTGTCAGGGCCCGGCCCTTCGCGCTGCCTGCAACGATGCGCATGGGCGCCCTTCTAGCCCAGGTCCCCGCCCGCCTTCGCGAGGAACGCCATCGCCACCCCAGCCGACCGGTGCGCCCCCAGCGCCGACAGCACCTCCGTGGCCTCCGTGAAGGACAGCGCCTCCAGCGTCTCGCGCGAGGCGGGCGTCAGGGGCGGCAGGCCCTCCTCCAGCACCGACAGGAGCTCCCCGGCCGGCATGC is a window from the Corallococcus silvisoli genome containing:
- a CDS encoding pyridoxal phosphate-dependent aminotransferase: MKLARRLQAIKPSATLALNARAKALAAKGEDVVVLAAGEPDFDTPEFVKQAAIEALRSGFTKYTATAGMPELREAICRKLEKDNGLKYAPDQVVVTAGGKQSLYNCFQALLDEGDEVLVFAPYWVSYPDMVHLAGGTPVIVPTREEDGYAPDPAAIRRALTPRTRAIVLNSPANPTGAVYSRATLEGIADAVRGHDCLLITDDMYEKLLYTGEAFLNIGNVAPDLVPRLVVSNGLSKSYAMTGWRLGYAAGPKALISGMQLVQDQSTSNASSITQKAALAALNGPPDTITAMVNEYRERRDLFVAGLNAIDGIRCRMPEGAFYAMADVRALLGRSYKGTPLTSSLQLSEVLLNDFLVAAVPGDPFGAPGYIRMSFVTSREVLQKGLKRLREFVAALS
- the coaD gene encoding pantetheine-phosphate adenylyltransferase; this encodes MPVAIYPGSFDPLTNGHLSLIQRSLKMFDRLIVAIAVNPKKTPLFSQEERIELIRDAVKDPRVEVDSFHGLLVDYVHQRNVSVVIRGLRAVSDFEYEFQLANMNRKLAPDIDTVFMMTGEDYFYISSQLVREVATFGGNVEGLVPPNVYAGLKKKFGPKP
- the rsmD gene encoding 16S rRNA (guanine(966)-N(2))-methyltransferase RsmD, which produces MRIVAGSAKGRALTGPKPSSGHIRPTADRVRETIFNMLGQFLDGQAVLDLYAGTGALGLEALSRGAGRLVLVDQDREALALCRKNTDALGFAAQVSILAQPVARAVEALGKQGERFELVFADPPYAARVVETVLEAVVAAGVVAPGGTVVVEHDKREAAPDAHAGLGREDQRRFGDTLVSFYRAP